From a region of the Jatrophihabitans sp. genome:
- a CDS encoding segregation/condensation protein A — translation MSRTPPQERARPFEAVTGPAAPADPAGSAVPAGAAPADPAGSAVLAGAAPATPAGLAVLAGAAPATPAGLAVADELTLEDLPEEWDLPTQPESLAGGSTRQVFSVRLDNFEGPFDLLLTLISRRQLDVTEVALSQVTDDFIGYLKAAGDEFDLGQATEFLVVAATLLDLKAARLLPAADVEDEEDLALLEARDLLFARLLQYRAYKLAAAHLGALATQAGRRFGRVAEIEPRFAALSPELRIGVDVHQFAAIAARALRPRAVPVVGVEHLHTPRVSVREHMTAMAERLARVGSATFRSLVADCGSTLEVVARFLGLLELYRDGAVSFDQAEALSELRVRWIGGARGAAEQDNAAEQDNAAEQDGSGQPTRPLTGADPDEEYG, via the coding sequence GGCTGACCCGGCCGGCTCAGCGGTGCTGGCAGGCGCGGCGCCGGCAACCCCGGCCGGCTTGGCGGTGCTGGCAGGCGCGGCGCCGGCAACCCCGGCCGGCTTGGCGGTGGCCGATGAGTTGACGCTGGAGGACCTTCCCGAGGAATGGGACCTGCCGACTCAGCCCGAATCCCTGGCCGGCGGCAGCACCCGGCAGGTCTTCAGCGTCCGGCTGGACAACTTCGAGGGACCGTTCGACCTGTTGCTGACGCTGATCAGCCGCCGGCAGCTCGATGTCACCGAAGTCGCGTTGTCCCAGGTGACCGATGACTTCATCGGCTACCTCAAGGCGGCCGGTGACGAGTTCGACCTGGGCCAGGCGACCGAGTTCCTGGTGGTGGCCGCGACCCTGCTCGATCTGAAGGCGGCGCGGCTGCTGCCTGCCGCCGACGTTGAGGACGAGGAGGACCTGGCGCTGCTGGAGGCGCGCGACCTGCTGTTCGCCAGGCTCCTGCAATACCGGGCCTACAAGCTGGCAGCCGCGCACCTCGGCGCGCTGGCCACGCAGGCCGGACGCAGGTTCGGCCGCGTCGCCGAGATCGAGCCCCGGTTCGCCGCACTCAGCCCGGAGCTGCGGATCGGCGTCGATGTGCATCAGTTCGCCGCGATCGCGGCCCGCGCGCTGCGTCCCCGTGCGGTTCCCGTCGTCGGCGTGGAGCACCTGCACACGCCCAGAGTCAGCGTGCGTGAGCACATGACCGCGATGGCCGAGCGGCTGGCCCGCGTCGGATCGGCCACCTTCCGGTCACTGGTCGCCGACTGCGGCTCCACCCTGGAAGTGGTGGCCCGGTTCCTGGGGTTGCTGGAGCTCTACCGCGACGGGGCGGTGAGCTTTGACCAGGCCGAGGCGCTGTCGGAGTTGAGAGTTCGCTGGATCGGTGGCGCACGCGGCGCCGCCGAGCAGGACAACGCCGCCGAGCAGGACAACGCCGCCGAGCAGGACGGGTCCGGCCAGCCGACCAGGCCGCTGACCGGCGCCGACCCGGACGAGGAGTACGGCTGA
- the scpB gene encoding SMC-Scp complex subunit ScpB: MTQPQDIRQDDGFRLAESATSVDAGSGTPSLDLAEPAVLRSALEALLFVADGPVQLSQLAAAVQRPVTEVAQALAEITADLDRRGAGWQLRPAATGFRLYTRERYAPIVEAFLLDGQRSKLSQAALETLAVVAYRQPVTRARISAIRGVNVDGVVRTLLARELITEVGSDPETGGGLYRTTDTFLEKMGITSVEELPSLAPLLPELDTLDFDEL, translated from the coding sequence ATGACCCAGCCGCAGGACATCAGGCAAGACGACGGCTTCCGGTTGGCTGAGTCAGCCACCTCGGTCGACGCCGGCTCGGGCACCCCGTCGCTGGATCTGGCCGAGCCCGCGGTGCTGCGATCGGCGCTGGAGGCGTTGCTGTTCGTGGCCGACGGGCCGGTGCAGCTGAGCCAGTTGGCGGCGGCGGTCCAGCGCCCGGTGACCGAGGTCGCGCAGGCGCTGGCCGAGATCACCGCGGACCTGGATCGGCGTGGCGCCGGCTGGCAGCTGCGGCCGGCCGCCACCGGATTCCGGCTCTACACCCGGGAGCGTTACGCCCCGATCGTGGAGGCGTTCCTGCTCGACGGCCAGCGCAGCAAGCTCAGCCAGGCCGCGTTGGAGACGCTGGCCGTGGTGGCCTACCGGCAACCGGTGACCCGGGCCCGGATCTCAGCGATCCGGGGCGTCAACGTCGACGGCGTGGTGCGTACCCTGCTGGCCCGGGAGCTGATCACCGAGGTGGGATCGGACCCCGAGACAGGCGGCGGGCTGTACCGCACGACCGACACCTTCCTGGAGAAGATGGGCATCACCTCGGTGGAGGAGCTGCCCTCACTGGCGCCGCTGCTGCCCGAACTGGACACCCTGGACTTCGATGAGCTCTGA
- a CDS encoding pseudouridine synthase: MSSEQPDEGIRLQKVLASAGLGSRRACEQLIAEGRVTVDGRGVAELGARVDPETSVVRVDGKRVNLRSDQVYLVLNKPRGVLTAMSDPHGRPTVGDYVADLPERLFHVGRLDADTEGLLILTNDGEFAHRLAHPSHEVVKTYVAEVPGPVDRSLAGRLKAGIELDDGPVSVDDFQLIDYSAGRALVQVSLHVGRNHIVRRLLDAVGHPVDKLVRVAIGPVRLGDQRPGSVRELTAVELGELYRQLGL, encoded by the coding sequence ATGAGCTCTGAGCAGCCCGACGAGGGCATCCGACTGCAGAAGGTGCTGGCCAGCGCCGGCCTGGGCTCCAGGCGGGCCTGCGAGCAACTGATCGCCGAGGGCCGGGTCACAGTGGACGGCCGCGGGGTGGCCGAGCTGGGGGCCCGGGTCGATCCGGAGACCTCGGTGGTGCGGGTGGACGGCAAGCGCGTCAACCTACGCTCAGACCAGGTCTACCTGGTTCTGAACAAGCCGCGTGGCGTGCTGACCGCGATGTCAGACCCGCACGGGCGCCCCACTGTCGGCGATTACGTCGCAGACCTGCCCGAGCGGCTGTTCCACGTCGGGAGGCTGGACGCCGACACCGAGGGCTTGCTGATCCTCACCAACGACGGGGAGTTCGCTCACCGGTTGGCCCATCCCTCGCATGAGGTGGTCAAGACCTACGTCGCCGAGGTGCCGGGCCCGGTGGACCGGTCGTTGGCCGGCAGGCTCAAGGCCGGCATCGAGCTCGACGACGGCCCGGTGAGCGTCGATGACTTCCAGCTGATCGACTACTCGGCCGGCCGCGCATTGGTCCAGGTGTCACTGCACGTGGGCCGCAACCACATCGTCAGGCGGCTGCTCGACGCGGTCGGGCATCCGGTGGACAAGCTGGTTCGGGTGGCGATCGGCCCGGTCCGATTGGGCGATCAACGACCCGGATCGGTGCGGGAGCTGACCGCCGTCGAACTAGGTGAGCTCTACCGCCAGCTCGGCCTCTAG
- the aroH gene encoding chorismate mutase codes for MSVRAVRGAIQVELDERQVILDGVSELVKEVMSRNQIEPDQLISILFTATPDLKSEFPAYAARQLGLIDVPLMCASEIAVPGALPRTLRLLAHFDTELRRGEIRHVYLRGAAALRTDLPQ; via the coding sequence GTGAGCGTTCGGGCAGTGCGGGGTGCGATCCAGGTTGAGCTGGACGAGAGGCAAGTGATCTTGGACGGCGTCTCGGAGCTGGTCAAGGAGGTGATGTCGCGCAATCAGATCGAGCCCGATCAGCTGATCTCGATCCTCTTCACGGCCACTCCGGACCTGAAATCGGAGTTTCCCGCCTACGCCGCCCGACAACTTGGGCTGATCGACGTTCCGCTGATGTGCGCCAGTGAGATCGCGGTGCCCGGCGCGCTGCCCCGAACGCTGCGGCTGCTGGCGCACTTTGACACCGAGCTGCGCCGCGGTGAGATCAGGCACGTCTACCTCCGCGGCGCCGCGGCACTGCGCACCGACCTGCCGCAATAG
- the cmk gene encoding (d)CMP kinase → MPTDFSEAPEFRGVVALDGPSGTGKSTVAKLLARRLRTQYLDTGAMYRAATVAVLRAGVDLEDPVAVATEVAASRIDVGTDPWRRSIQLDGRDVEREIRTAATTAAVSAVSAVQAVRTQLVAQQRLIIGRAPTVAEGRDIGSVVWPDAELKVYLTAREEVRARRRAGELGDEDLNRVIQSLRRRDDFDSSRAASPLRRPDGSTEVDTSELTIDEVVELLASLAFQAVSTADRA, encoded by the coding sequence GTGCCTACCGATTTCAGCGAAGCTCCCGAGTTTCGGGGAGTGGTGGCGCTCGACGGACCCTCGGGCACCGGAAAGTCCACCGTCGCCAAGCTGCTGGCCCGGCGGCTGCGGACCCAGTACCTCGACACCGGGGCGATGTACCGCGCTGCCACCGTGGCGGTCTTGCGAGCCGGCGTCGACCTCGAGGACCCGGTCGCGGTCGCGACTGAAGTGGCGGCTAGCCGGATCGACGTCGGCACCGACCCCTGGCGTCGCAGCATCCAGCTCGACGGCCGCGATGTCGAGCGCGAGATCCGGACGGCGGCCACCACCGCCGCGGTGTCGGCGGTGTCGGCGGTCCAGGCGGTGCGCACCCAACTGGTCGCCCAGCAGCGGCTGATCATCGGCCGCGCGCCCACGGTCGCCGAGGGCCGTGACATCGGGTCGGTGGTCTGGCCCGACGCCGAGTTGAAGGTGTACCTCACCGCCCGCGAAGAGGTGCGGGCCCGCCGGCGGGCCGGCGAGCTGGGAGACGAGGACCTGAACCGGGTGATCCAGTCCTTGCGGCGACGGGATGACTTCGACTCCAGCCGAGCGGCCAGCCCGCTGCGGCGGCCGGACGGCTCGACCGAGGTGGACACCTCTGAGCTGACCATCGACGAGGTGGTCGAACTGCTGGCTTCGCTCGCGTTCCAGGCTGTCAGCACGGCAGACCGTGCCTGA
- the der gene encoding ribosome biogenesis GTPase Der codes for MTDSGAMSDPDAMPDSDADAAEVLPVTPVVAVVGRPNVGKSTLVNRILGRREAVVQDIPGVTRDRIAYDAYWGGRQFTLVDTGGWEPDATGLQAMVSRQAEQAVVTADLVLFVIDSRTGATETDLVVARTLRRAGRPVVLAVTKVDDERGESDAAEAWSLGLGEPYAVSGLHGRGSGDLLDAILQKLPDAPPEREPVGGPRRVALVGRPNVGKSSLLNRLTGEERSVVDAVAGTTVDPVDSLLELGGETWRFVDTAGLRRRVTNASGMEYYASLRTASAIESAEVAVVLLDASEVISEQDQRVISMVVEAGRALVIAFNKWDLVDEDRRLQLEKEADWELQRVQWAPRVNVSAKTGRAVEKLSGALRLSLASWDRRIPTGRLNSWLTEVVNATPPPGRGGKHPRVLFATQADTRPPRFVLFTTGFLEAGYRRFLERKLREDFDFQGSPIEISVRVRERQQRS; via the coding sequence ATGACAGATTCCGGAGCCATGTCCGACCCCGACGCGATGCCAGATTCCGATGCCGACGCGGCCGAAGTCCTGCCGGTCACTCCGGTGGTCGCGGTCGTCGGGCGTCCGAACGTGGGCAAATCAACCCTGGTGAACCGTATCCTGGGGCGCCGGGAAGCGGTCGTGCAAGACATCCCGGGCGTGACGCGGGACCGGATCGCCTACGACGCCTACTGGGGTGGCCGGCAGTTCACCCTGGTCGACACCGGCGGCTGGGAGCCCGACGCCACCGGCCTGCAGGCGATGGTGTCGCGGCAGGCCGAGCAGGCGGTCGTCACGGCCGACCTGGTGCTGTTCGTCATCGATTCGCGCACCGGCGCCACTGAGACCGACCTGGTGGTGGCCCGCACCCTGCGCCGCGCCGGGCGCCCGGTGGTGCTGGCGGTGACCAAGGTCGACGACGAGCGCGGCGAGTCCGACGCGGCCGAGGCCTGGTCACTGGGGCTGGGAGAGCCCTACGCGGTCAGCGGGCTGCACGGGCGAGGATCGGGAGATCTGCTCGACGCGATCCTGCAGAAGCTGCCAGACGCCCCGCCCGAGCGTGAGCCCGTCGGCGGTCCCCGACGGGTGGCCTTGGTCGGACGTCCGAATGTCGGCAAGTCCAGCCTGCTGAACCGGCTCACCGGCGAGGAGCGCTCGGTGGTCGACGCGGTCGCCGGCACCACCGTCGACCCGGTGGACTCGCTGCTGGAGCTGGGCGGTGAGACCTGGCGGTTCGTCGACACCGCCGGCCTGCGCAGGCGGGTCACCAACGCCTCCGGCATGGAGTACTACGCCAGCCTACGCACCGCCAGCGCGATCGAGTCCGCCGAGGTCGCGGTGGTGCTGCTGGACGCCTCGGAGGTGATCTCCGAGCAGGATCAGCGGGTCATCTCGATGGTCGTGGAGGCCGGCCGGGCGCTGGTGATCGCTTTCAACAAGTGGGACCTCGTCGATGAGGACCGGCGTCTGCAGCTGGAGAAGGAAGCCGACTGGGAGCTGCAGCGGGTGCAGTGGGCGCCTCGGGTGAACGTCTCGGCCAAGACCGGCCGCGCGGTGGAAAAGCTGTCCGGCGCGCTGCGCCTGTCGCTGGCGTCCTGGGACCGCCGGATCCCCACCGGCCGGCTCAACAGCTGGCTGACCGAAGTGGTGAACGCGACCCCGCCTCCCGGTCGCGGCGGAAAGCACCCCCGGGTGCTGTTCGCGACCCAGGCAGACACTCGACCGCCCCGGTTCGTGCTGTTCACCACCGGCTTCCTGGAGGCCGGCTACCGGCGTTTCCTCGAGCGCAAGCTCCGGGAGGATTTCGACTTCCAAGGCAGCCCGATCGAGATCTCGGTACGGGTCCGCGAACGTCAACAGCGCAGCTGA
- a CDS encoding CDP-alcohol phosphatidyltransferase family protein, whose protein sequence is MSSQPSAVAPSAASGPTVFTLPNLLSFSRLLGVPLFLWLLLGPHADGWALAVLMLSGVTDWADGALARKLNQMSRLGALLDPVADRLYILATLVGLVLRHVIPLWLAVAIIGRDLVLACTLPALRRRGLTGLPVHYLGKAATFNLLYAFPLLLIGSQPGALGAVAKPIAWAFTIWGAGLYLWAGGLYLIQFRRVITGQAAV, encoded by the coding sequence GTGAGTTCGCAGCCCTCGGCGGTGGCGCCCTCGGCCGCGTCAGGGCCGACGGTGTTCACCCTGCCCAACCTTCTCAGCTTCTCCAGGTTGCTCGGGGTGCCGCTGTTCCTGTGGTTGCTGCTCGGCCCCCATGCCGACGGGTGGGCGTTGGCGGTTCTGATGCTCAGCGGAGTCACTGACTGGGCAGACGGGGCACTGGCGCGCAAGCTCAATCAGATGTCGCGGCTCGGGGCGCTGCTGGATCCGGTGGCCGACCGGCTCTACATCCTGGCCACCCTGGTGGGGCTGGTGCTGCGGCATGTCATCCCGCTCTGGCTGGCGGTGGCGATCATCGGCCGGGACCTGGTGCTGGCGTGCACCCTGCCGGCCCTGCGCCGCCGCGGGCTGACCGGGTTGCCGGTGCACTACCTGGGCAAGGCCGCCACCTTCAACCTGCTCTACGCCTTTCCGCTGTTGCTGATCGGCTCGCAGCCCGGCGCCCTCGGCGCCGTGGCCAAACCGATCGCCTGGGCCTTCACGATCTGGGGCGCCGGGCTCTACCTATGGGCCGGCGGGCTCTACCTGATCCAATTCCGCCGAGTGATCACCGGGCAGGCGGCGGTCTGA
- a CDS encoding DUF881 domain-containing protein, translated as MAGANQPGAAPASRSSAMLDDLLNNPLDPGYRLAWTEAPPGPRRWWDGPLLWVTCLAVGLLLAMSYQLQHRSAPAREEARKDLITRIERLQVAGDSLDARAKALADEVAGLRNAQLPGNGDELKRLELASGALAVTGPGVRIELAEPAAPTTAASGRPGAAGPSQAAVLHDRDIRAVVNQLWSGGAEAVAVNGLRLTSTSFIRFAGESVLVDFQPLSPPYAIEAIGDRNGLLVDFADSGIARQLKTMAAVDGIRFEFAGKSSLRLESVTVSQPNYASLGAGASGASAVPSPSSTQPPSSTQPPSSTESPR; from the coding sequence GTGGCCGGAGCGAACCAGCCGGGCGCCGCACCGGCGAGCCGGTCCAGCGCGATGCTCGACGACCTTCTCAACAACCCGCTGGATCCCGGTTACCGGCTCGCCTGGACCGAGGCGCCGCCAGGGCCGCGCCGCTGGTGGGACGGCCCACTGCTGTGGGTGACCTGCCTCGCGGTCGGCCTGCTGCTGGCGATGTCCTATCAGCTGCAGCACCGGTCCGCCCCTGCCCGCGAGGAGGCCCGCAAGGACCTGATCACCCGGATAGAGCGGCTCCAGGTGGCCGGTGACTCCCTGGACGCCCGGGCCAAGGCGCTGGCCGACGAGGTGGCCGGCCTGCGCAACGCGCAGCTGCCCGGCAACGGCGATGAGCTGAAGCGGCTGGAGCTTGCCTCGGGGGCCCTGGCCGTGACCGGTCCCGGGGTGCGGATCGAGCTGGCCGAGCCGGCGGCGCCGACCACGGCAGCCAGCGGGCGGCCGGGGGCCGCCGGACCGAGCCAGGCCGCGGTGCTGCACGATCGTGACATCCGGGCGGTGGTCAACCAGCTGTGGTCGGGCGGCGCCGAGGCCGTGGCGGTGAACGGCCTGCGGCTGACCTCCACCTCGTTCATCCGGTTCGCGGGGGAGTCGGTGCTGGTGGACTTCCAGCCGCTCAGCCCGCCGTATGCGATCGAGGCGATCGGTGACCGCAATGGCCTGCTGGTCGACTTCGCCGACTCCGGCATCGCCCGGCAGCTCAAGACGATGGCGGCGGTGGACGGCATCAGGTTCGAGTTCGCCGGCAAGTCCAGCCTGCGGCTGGAGTCGGTCACGGTGAGCCAGCCGAACTATGCGAGTCTGGGGGCCGGGGCCTCCGGCGCCAGCGCCGTCCCGTCCCCTTCCAGCACCCAGCCGCCTTCCAGCACCCAGCCGCCTTCCAGCACGGAGTCTCCTCGATGA
- a CDS encoding small basic family protein, whose translation MIAAIALVIGVVLGLVFRPTVPLWLEPYLPIAVVAALDAVFGGIRARLDGIFVAKVFVVSFVSNVLVAALIVFMGDKLGVGGQLSTAVVVVLGIRIFGNAAAIRRHLFRA comes from the coding sequence ATGATTGCCGCGATCGCCCTGGTCATCGGCGTGGTGCTGGGGCTGGTGTTCCGCCCGACCGTGCCGCTGTGGCTGGAGCCCTACCTCCCGATCGCCGTGGTGGCCGCGCTGGACGCGGTCTTCGGCGGCATCCGGGCCAGGCTGGACGGCATCTTCGTGGCCAAGGTGTTCGTGGTGTCCTTCGTCTCCAACGTCCTGGTGGCCGCGCTGATCGTGTTCATGGGCGACAAGCTCGGAGTCGGCGGCCAGCTTTCCACCGCGGTGGTGGTGGTGCTGGGCATCCGGATCTTCGGCAACGCCGCGGCCATCCGACGACACCTGTTCCGAGCCTGA
- a CDS encoding DUF881 domain-containing protein: MAEPTVPDPTAAPVAGPRRPPPLWSRNRGATALIGALLAILGFALAVQFRSNSQTDALAGAREADLVRILDDQNSRIDRLQDQIVDLQTAKQRLSDSGSDNAEARREAQRQADALAVLTGSAPAHGPGIRVRITDPQHALRAEQLLDVVEELRGAGAEVIQFGPVRIGASSAFIDSGSGVSLDGTALQEPYEVLAIGEPKTMNTALNILGGVVNTVHAAGGEIAVAEQALVSITVTRAIPAPKYATPTGK; this comes from the coding sequence ATGGCAGAGCCCACCGTTCCCGACCCGACCGCCGCACCGGTCGCCGGCCCCCGCAGGCCGCCGCCGCTGTGGAGCCGCAATCGCGGCGCCACCGCCCTGATCGGCGCCCTGCTGGCGATTCTCGGCTTCGCGCTGGCCGTGCAGTTCCGGTCCAATTCCCAGACCGACGCGCTGGCCGGCGCGCGTGAGGCCGACCTGGTCCGGATCCTGGACGACCAGAACAGCCGCATCGACCGGCTGCAGGACCAGATCGTCGACCTGCAGACCGCGAAGCAACGGCTGTCCGACAGCGGCAGCGACAACGCCGAGGCGCGCCGGGAGGCTCAGCGCCAGGCTGACGCGCTGGCCGTGCTGACCGGGTCCGCACCCGCGCACGGGCCGGGAATCCGAGTGCGCATCACCGACCCGCAGCACGCGCTGCGAGCCGAGCAACTGCTCGACGTCGTCGAGGAGTTGCGCGGCGCCGGCGCCGAGGTGATCCAGTTCGGCCCGGTCCGGATCGGCGCCTCCAGCGCCTTCATCGACTCAGGTTCGGGGGTGTCCCTGGACGGGACCGCCCTGCAGGAGCCGTATGAGGTGCTGGCGATCGGAGAGCCCAAGACCATGAACACCGCCCTGAACATCCTGGGTGGCGTCGTGAACACCGTGCACGCCGCCGGCGGCGAGATCGCCGTCGCCGAGCAGGCGCTGGTCAGCATCACCGTCACCCGGGCCATTCCGGCTCCCAAGTACGCCACTCCGACCGGTAAGTGA
- the gcvH gene encoding glycine cleavage system protein GcvH, which translates to MAEIPPDLRYTSDHEWAKVTEGNIVRVGVTDFAQNSLGDIVFVSVHGLDSTVESGDTFGEVESTKSVSDLYAPVSGSVVARNEALDSQPDLVNSDPYGAGWIAEIEVADIAVLDSLLDAEAYGQATSE; encoded by the coding sequence ATGGCAGAGATTCCACCCGACCTGCGCTACACCAGCGACCACGAGTGGGCGAAGGTGACCGAGGGCAACATCGTCCGGGTCGGCGTGACCGACTTCGCGCAGAACTCCCTCGGCGACATCGTCTTCGTGTCGGTGCATGGCCTGGATTCCACGGTGGAGTCCGGGGACACCTTCGGTGAGGTGGAGTCCACCAAGAGCGTCTCCGATCTCTACGCTCCGGTCAGCGGCTCGGTGGTGGCCCGCAACGAGGCGCTGGACTCCCAGCCCGACCTGGTGAACTCCGATCCCTACGGCGCCGGTTGGATCGCCGAGATCGAGGTCGCCGACATCGCCGTGCTCGATTCGCTGCTGGACGCAGAGGCCTACGGTCAGGCCACGTCCGAGTGA
- a CDS encoding FHA domain-containing protein — MAGANQPAGGRPSGPDVTSILSSGLAPVGGPDTDEFSPEVHQRAIDALAPGSALLVVKRGPNAGSRFLLDQDVTTAGRHPDSDIFLDDVTVSRRHVEFRRDGSGFAVHDVGSLNGTYVNRERIDSVTLAGGDEVQIGKFRLVYLTTLTRGGAGS, encoded by the coding sequence TTGGCCGGCGCCAACCAGCCGGCCGGCGGCCGGCCGAGCGGTCCGGACGTGACCTCGATCCTGTCCTCCGGGCTGGCCCCCGTCGGCGGGCCTGACACCGACGAGTTCTCTCCCGAGGTCCATCAGCGCGCCATCGACGCGCTGGCCCCCGGCTCGGCGCTGCTGGTGGTCAAGCGGGGTCCGAACGCGGGCAGCCGTTTTCTGCTCGATCAAGACGTCACCACAGCCGGACGCCATCCAGACAGCGACATCTTCCTCGACGACGTCACGGTCTCGCGCCGGCACGTGGAGTTCCGGCGGGACGGCTCCGGCTTCGCCGTCCATGACGTGGGAAGCCTCAACGGCACCTACGTCAACCGGGAGCGGATCGACTCGGTGACCCTGGCCGGCGGTGACGAGGTGCAGATCGGCAAGTTCCGCCTGGTGTACCTGACCACGCTGACCCGAGGCGGAGCCGGTTCGTGA
- a CDS encoding MerR family transcriptional regulator has protein sequence MNAASLPARGTLSIGEVLAQLRVDFPDVTISKIRFLEDQGLVQPDRTPSGYRKFSGSDVARLKYVLSQQRDHYLPLRVIKDQLEAIDRGHGHGPVLTNAVPRAAHPAIVDNAPTPEHFRSSAAAMRLSREELLNTAGLRPAQLSELEQYGLISQRAGGYYDDDALAIARVVAEMARFGIEGRHLRGFKSAADREVGLFGQVAGPMAKQRSGEGRARAEETVRELAALSVRLHAALVQIGLREIVG, from the coding sequence GTGAACGCCGCCAGCCTGCCCGCCAGGGGGACTCTGTCGATCGGCGAGGTGCTGGCCCAGCTGCGCGTCGACTTTCCCGACGTCACGATCTCCAAGATCCGGTTCCTGGAGGATCAGGGGTTGGTGCAGCCGGACCGCACCCCCTCCGGTTACCGCAAGTTCTCCGGCTCCGACGTCGCCAGGCTGAAGTACGTGCTCAGCCAGCAACGAGACCACTACCTGCCGCTGCGCGTCATCAAGGATCAGCTCGAGGCGATCGACCGGGGGCACGGACACGGTCCGGTGCTGACCAACGCGGTGCCGCGCGCGGCCCACCCCGCCATCGTCGACAACGCCCCGACCCCGGAGCACTTCCGGTCCTCGGCCGCCGCGATGCGGTTGAGCCGCGAGGAGCTGCTCAACACCGCTGGGCTGCGGCCGGCCCAGCTTTCGGAGCTGGAGCAGTACGGCCTGATCAGCCAACGGGCCGGCGGCTACTACGACGACGACGCGCTGGCGATCGCCCGGGTCGTCGCGGAGATGGCCAGGTTTGGCATCGAGGGCCGGCACCTGCGCGGCTTCAAGTCCGCCGCTGACCGTGAAGTCGGGCTGTTCGGCCAGGTCGCGGGCCCGATGGCCAAGCAGCGCAGCGGCGAGGGCCGGGCCCGCGCCGAAGAGACGGTGCGGGAGCTGGCCGCGCTGTCGGTGCGCCTGCACGCGGCTCTGGTGCAGATTGGGCTACGTGAGATCGTCGGCTGA
- a CDS encoding bifunctional nuclease family protein has translation MHPLQVVGVRVELPANQPVVLLKESDGARYLPIWIGAVEASAIAFEQQGVQTPRPMTHDLLRDVIGALGGELKQVSITELRDDVFYAELQFADGTTVSARPSDAIALALRTETPIVGDESVLATAGISIPEEDEDEVERFREFLDTISADDFAGSEGDEPQPGSS, from the coding sequence CTGCATCCGTTGCAGGTTGTCGGCGTGCGGGTCGAGTTGCCCGCTAACCAGCCGGTCGTCCTACTCAAGGAGTCAGACGGAGCGCGTTACCTGCCGATCTGGATCGGCGCGGTGGAGGCATCGGCCATCGCCTTCGAGCAGCAGGGCGTCCAGACCCCCCGCCCGATGACACACGACCTGCTCCGAGACGTGATCGGCGCGCTGGGCGGGGAGCTCAAGCAGGTCTCGATCACCGAGCTTCGCGACGACGTCTTCTACGCCGAGCTGCAGTTCGCCGACGGCACCACGGTCAGCGCCCGGCCTTCGGACGCGATCGCCCTGGCGCTGCGCACCGAGACTCCGATCGTCGGCGACGAGAGCGTGCTGGCCACCGCCGGCATCTCCATCCCGGAGGAGGACGAGGACGAGGTCGAGCGGTTCCGGGAGTTCCTGGACACCATCTCCGCAGACGACTTCGCCGGCTCCGAGGGTGACGAGCCCCAGCCTGGAAGCAGCTGA
- a CDS encoding MerR family transcriptional regulator: MLDHTPEQGELFSQPSIGSDDSVGYRGPTACAAAGITYRQLDYWARTELVVPSVRSAAGSGSQRLYSFKDILVLKVVKRLLDTGVSLQNIRLAVDTLRERGVDDLARITLLSDGTTVYECTSSEEVVDLLRGGQGVFGIAVSGALRELAGSLATLPSERTDGVVSTEAADELTRRRQRRTASA, translated from the coding sequence GTGCTGGACCATACGCCGGAGCAGGGCGAGCTGTTCTCCCAGCCGAGCATCGGCTCCGACGACTCGGTCGGATACCGCGGCCCCACCGCCTGCGCCGCCGCCGGCATCACCTACCGGCAGTTGGACTACTGGGCCCGCACCGAGTTGGTGGTGCCCTCGGTCCGCTCGGCGGCCGGGTCAGGCAGCCAACGGTTGTACTCGTTCAAGGACATCCTCGTCCTCAAGGTCGTCAAGCGGCTGCTGGACACCGGCGTCTCGCTGCAGAACATCCGGCTCGCGGTCGACACGCTGCGCGAGCGCGGCGTGGACGACCTGGCCCGGATCACCCTGCTCTCCGACGGCACCACGGTCTATGAGTGCACCTCCTCCGAAGAGGTGGTCGACTTGCTGCGAGGTGGGCAGGGCGTGTTCGGCATCGCCGTCAGCGGCGCCTTGCGAGAGCTCGCGGGATCACTGGCGACGCTGCCGTCCGAGCGCACCGACGGCGTGGTGAGCACCGAAGCCGCTGACGAGCTGACCCGGCGCAGGCAGCGCCGCACCGCCTCGGCCTAG